In Natronococcus occultus SP4, the following proteins share a genomic window:
- a CDS encoding ABC transporter ATP-binding protein, producing MSSEPLLRVENLKTQFFTDAGTVRAVDGISFEVHEGEIVGLVGESGAGKSVASMSLLRLVENPGEIVAGEITYKGETIFGLEEGSDGDLREREDMLSNEAVRDRIRGNEIAVIFQDPMESLNPVFTVGGQLREFIELNRDLSGAEAKEEAIEMLREVGIPDPEERYEEYPHQFSGGMRQRVLIAMALACEPNLIIADEPTTALDVTVEGQIIDLVDDLQEKYNTSFIWVTHDMGVVAEICDRVNVMYLGEIIEQAPVDELFHDTKHPYTQALLNSMPRPDRTVEELEPIEGVMPEAISPPSGCRFHPRCPDAREVCQRVHPEPKEVARADGHPHNAACVKHDVFDVGYDESPPFEEEPQLTAGTPGGEDGE from the coding sequence ATGAGCTCCGAACCACTACTTCGCGTCGAGAATCTCAAGACGCAGTTCTTTACGGACGCTGGCACAGTACGCGCAGTCGACGGGATCTCTTTCGAGGTCCACGAGGGCGAGATCGTCGGCCTCGTCGGCGAGTCGGGGGCTGGCAAATCGGTCGCCTCGATGAGCCTGTTACGACTCGTCGAGAACCCCGGCGAGATCGTCGCCGGCGAGATCACCTACAAGGGTGAGACGATCTTCGGCCTCGAGGAGGGTTCCGATGGCGACCTCCGCGAGCGCGAGGACATGCTCTCGAACGAGGCGGTCCGGGATCGGATCCGGGGTAACGAGATCGCCGTCATCTTCCAGGATCCGATGGAGTCGCTCAATCCCGTGTTCACGGTCGGGGGGCAGCTCCGCGAGTTCATCGAGCTCAACCGTGACCTCTCGGGGGCGGAAGCAAAGGAGGAGGCGATCGAGATGCTCCGGGAAGTCGGTATCCCCGATCCCGAGGAGCGCTACGAGGAGTACCCCCACCAGTTCTCGGGCGGGATGCGCCAGCGCGTATTGATCGCGATGGCGCTTGCCTGCGAGCCGAACCTCATCATCGCCGACGAGCCGACGACGGCCTTGGACGTCACCGTCGAGGGCCAGATCATCGACCTCGTCGACGACCTCCAGGAGAAGTACAACACGAGCTTCATCTGGGTCACCCACGACATGGGCGTCGTCGCGGAGATCTGCGACCGGGTCAACGTCATGTATCTCGGCGAGATCATCGAGCAGGCGCCGGTGGACGAGCTGTTTCACGACACCAAACACCCCTACACGCAGGCACTGTTGAACTCGATGCCCCGACCCGACCGGACCGTCGAGGAGCTCGAACCCATCGAGGGCGTGATGCCCGAAGCGATATCACCGCCCTCGGGCTGTCGGTTCCACCCGCGCTGTCCGGACGCCAGGGAGGTCTGCCAGCGAGTCCACCCCGAGCCCAAGGAGGTCGCCCGAGCCGACGGCCACCCGCACAACGCGGCCTGTGTCAAACACGACGTCTTCGACGTCGGCTACGACGAGAGCCCGCCCTTCGAGGAGGAGCCACAGCTAACCGCGGGGACGCCGGGAGGTGAGGACGGTGAGTAG
- a CDS encoding ABC transporter ATP-binding protein: MSSPVGSGATGEEPLLRVRNLKKYFNQDSGLLSGISFDSDQFPPIDVGQQRVKAVDDVDFEIRRGETLGLVGESGCGKSTLGRTLLRLLEPTEGTIDFKGEDLAELSGEELRQKRSEIQMIFQDPQASLDPRMKIGQIVEEPMRAHGMLDDEGREQRAKMLLEKVGLDPHHYNRHPHAFSGGQRQRVNLARALSVDPEFIVCDEPVSALDVSIQAQVLNTMEELQEEFGLTYLFIAHDLSVIRHISDRVAVMYLGNIVELADKEELFENPQHPYTRALLDSIPVPDPRERDARGVLEGEVPSPVDPPSGCRFRTRCPRLIAPEEYELTDEEWAHTRTFMRAVKRRTLEPMSADELRREFFGGELPRGEAGEIVAEAIDLLETDPESAAVADDHEDWEEARELLLESFARRSICATERPAYELEPEYGTDPHFAACHLHR; encoded by the coding sequence GTGAGTAGTCCCGTCGGCTCCGGAGCGACCGGCGAGGAGCCGCTGCTCCGGGTCCGAAACCTCAAGAAGTACTTCAATCAGGACTCGGGGCTCCTGAGCGGGATCTCCTTCGATTCGGACCAGTTTCCGCCGATCGACGTCGGCCAACAGCGGGTCAAGGCCGTCGACGACGTCGACTTCGAGATCCGACGGGGCGAAACCCTGGGACTCGTCGGCGAGTCCGGCTGCGGGAAGAGTACACTCGGGCGAACCCTGCTGCGTTTGCTCGAGCCGACGGAGGGAACGATCGACTTCAAGGGCGAGGACTTGGCGGAGTTAAGCGGCGAGGAGCTCCGCCAGAAGCGCTCGGAGATTCAGATGATCTTCCAGGATCCCCAGGCCTCGCTCGATCCGCGGATGAAGATCGGCCAGATCGTCGAAGAGCCGATGCGCGCCCACGGAATGTTGGACGACGAGGGTCGCGAGCAACGCGCGAAGATGCTGCTCGAGAAGGTCGGGCTCGACCCCCACCACTACAACCGCCACCCCCACGCGTTCTCCGGCGGGCAGCGCCAGCGGGTCAACCTCGCTCGAGCGCTGTCGGTCGATCCGGAGTTTATCGTCTGTGACGAGCCCGTCTCGGCGCTGGACGTCTCGATCCAGGCCCAGGTGCTGAACACGATGGAGGAGCTCCAGGAGGAGTTCGGTCTGACCTACCTCTTTATCGCCCACGACCTCTCGGTGATTCGGCATATCTCCGATCGGGTCGCCGTGATGTATCTGGGCAACATCGTCGAGCTCGCGGACAAGGAGGAGCTGTTCGAGAACCCCCAGCACCCCTACACGAGGGCGCTGCTCGACTCGATCCCCGTTCCCGATCCGCGGGAGCGAGACGCCCGGGGCGTCCTCGAGGGCGAGGTACCGAGTCCGGTCGATCCGCCCTCCGGCTGTCGATTCCGGACCCGGTGTCCACGGCTGATCGCCCCCGAGGAGTACGAGCTGACCGACGAGGAGTGGGCCCACACCCGGACGTTCATGCGCGCGGTCAAACGCCGGACCCTCGAGCCGATGTCGGCCGACGAGCTCCGCCGGGAGTTCTTCGGCGGGGAGCTCCCCCGCGGCGAGGCCGGCGAGATCGTCGCGGAGGCGATCGACCTCCTCGAGACCGATCCCGAGTCGGCGGCGGTCGCCGACGACCACGAGGACTGGGAGGAGGCCCGTGAGCTCCTGCTCGAGTCGTTCGCCCGTCGAAGCATCTGTGCAACCGAGCGGCCGGCCTACGAGCTCGAACCCGAGTACGGCACCGATCCCCACTTCGCGGCCTGTCACCTCCACCGCTAA
- a CDS encoding DUF7556 family protein encodes MMSSDVTVGADETVVGAIDPAESADRYIIADIAVDGAWLSMRADEAPTLPSMR; translated from the coding sequence ATGATGTCATCCGATGTCACGGTCGGAGCCGACGAGACGGTCGTCGGTGCGATCGATCCGGCCGAGTCGGCCGACCGGTATATCATCGCGGATATCGCCGTCGACGGGGCGTGGCTCTCGATGCGGGCCGACGAGGCGCCGACGCTGCCGTCGATGCGGTAG
- a CDS encoding CBS domain-containing protein: MNVADAMTQREDVVTVELPGTREDVLEYLQERSFSSVPVVSRTDSRLEYRGLVSRDALIEQPDEDQLVMLMDDVPSATADTALEEVAKLMFDEGERRIPVVDGEFEGIVTVTDVVHAIAAGDQETDDTVEGHSSGNVNTTYEGAPLAVAERELYYANVPYTVALDDEGRMSGVLTEVDIIDVARIVEGEEETGDNFPDQDAEWSWEGIKGVGSRYLPTRDIEIPNGPVSEFMSEDVVTVSAQTSVQNAAQKMISNDVEQLPMVTGEQLVGVVRDVDLLEALYE; this comes from the coding sequence ATGAACGTAGCCGACGCGATGACGCAGCGGGAAGACGTGGTGACCGTCGAGTTACCAGGCACTCGCGAGGACGTCCTCGAGTACCTGCAGGAACGGTCGTTTTCGTCGGTTCCGGTCGTCAGCCGGACCGACAGCCGCCTCGAGTACCGCGGACTGGTCTCGCGTGACGCGCTGATCGAGCAACCCGACGAGGACCAGCTCGTCATGCTGATGGACGACGTTCCCTCGGCGACCGCCGACACCGCCCTCGAGGAGGTCGCGAAGCTCATGTTCGACGAGGGCGAGCGTCGGATCCCGGTCGTCGACGGAGAGTTCGAAGGGATCGTTACGGTGACTGACGTCGTTCACGCGATCGCGGCCGGCGATCAGGAGACCGACGACACCGTCGAGGGTCACTCGAGTGGGAACGTCAACACGACCTACGAGGGGGCACCCCTGGCCGTCGCCGAGCGCGAGCTCTACTACGCGAACGTCCCCTACACCGTCGCGCTGGACGACGAGGGCCGAATGAGCGGCGTGCTGACCGAGGTCGATATCATCGACGTCGCGCGCATCGTCGAGGGCGAGGAGGAGACCGGGGACAACTTCCCCGATCAGGACGCCGAGTGGTCCTGGGAGGGGATCAAAGGCGTCGGGAGCCGCTACCTGCCGACGCGGGACATCGAAATCCCGAACGGCCCCGTCAGCGAGTTCATGAGCGAGGACGTCGTGACGGTCTCGGCCCAGACGTCGGTCCAGAACGCCGCACAGAAGATGATCAGCAACGACGTCGAACAGCTTCCGATGGTGACGGGCGAACAGCTCGTCGGCGTGGTCCGGGACGTCGATCTCCTGGAGGCGCTGTATGAGTGA
- the glyS gene encoding glycine--tRNA ligase, which translates to MSEPTDATDQPTSEKLVELAKRRGYFFQSSGAYGGVGGFYTFGPQGAALKGNVEDAWRDRFAVAEGNMEIDAPTIMPEPVFEASGHLDGFDDMLVECPDCGESHRADHVVEDNTKYEDAESLPIPEVEEVIAEYELVCPACGAGLAGQAVETFNLMFDTNIGPGDSQPGYLRPETAQGIFVEFPRLKEYARNQLPFGVTQIGRAYRNEISPRRSIIRTREFTQAELEYFVDPEEDEPPLERVEDVEVCLYPVGEQNDEDGEEIETTIGAAVEEGIVADEWVAYFLGIAKPWYEAVGVDMDRFRFRQHLSGERAHYAADCWDAESEIDGNWIEMAGFANRTDYDLSKHEEYSEDRFTVFKQYDEPKTVERATVDPDMSYLGPEFGGAAQDVVSELETLAERDRSAFEGETVEIELDGESHELPVEKTGFSVDEERIAGEHVTPHVIEPSFGVDRVVYTVLHHAYSEDEVDGENRTYLELEPEVAPTFVGVFPLQSDDELEAVANDVVDDLREAGLSVTYDDSGNIGRRYRRQDEVGTPFCVTVDYETVEAAETTVTVRERDTTDQKRLAVDELAETLAAIRAGDLAFEEL; encoded by the coding sequence ATGAGTGAGCCGACTGACGCGACCGACCAGCCAACCAGCGAGAAGCTGGTCGAACTCGCCAAACGCCGAGGGTACTTCTTCCAGTCCTCGGGGGCCTACGGCGGCGTCGGCGGCTTCTACACGTTCGGTCCGCAGGGCGCCGCGCTGAAGGGCAACGTCGAGGACGCCTGGCGGGACCGCTTTGCCGTCGCAGAGGGGAACATGGAGATCGACGCCCCGACGATCATGCCCGAGCCGGTCTTCGAGGCGTCGGGCCACCTCGACGGGTTCGACGACATGCTCGTCGAGTGTCCCGACTGCGGCGAGAGCCACCGCGCAGACCACGTCGTCGAGGACAACACGAAGTACGAGGACGCCGAGAGCCTCCCCATCCCGGAGGTCGAAGAGGTCATCGCCGAGTACGAGCTCGTCTGTCCTGCCTGTGGCGCAGGACTGGCGGGCCAGGCCGTCGAGACGTTCAACCTGATGTTCGACACGAACATCGGCCCCGGCGACTCCCAGCCGGGCTATCTGCGCCCCGAGACCGCACAGGGGATCTTCGTCGAGTTCCCCCGCCTGAAGGAGTACGCCCGCAACCAGCTGCCGTTCGGCGTCACCCAGATCGGTCGGGCCTACCGCAACGAGATCAGCCCGCGGCGCTCGATCATCCGCACCCGCGAGTTCACCCAGGCCGAACTCGAGTACTTCGTCGACCCCGAGGAGGACGAACCGCCCCTCGAGCGCGTCGAGGACGTCGAAGTGTGCCTGTACCCCGTCGGCGAACAGAACGACGAGGACGGCGAAGAGATCGAGACGACGATCGGCGCGGCCGTCGAGGAGGGGATCGTCGCCGACGAGTGGGTCGCGTACTTCCTCGGGATCGCCAAGCCGTGGTACGAGGCCGTCGGCGTCGACATGGATCGGTTCCGGTTCCGCCAGCACCTCTCGGGCGAACGGGCCCACTACGCGGCGGACTGCTGGGACGCCGAGAGCGAAATCGATGGCAACTGGATCGAGATGGCTGGCTTCGCCAACCGGACCGACTACGACCTCTCGAAACACGAGGAGTACTCCGAGGACCGCTTTACCGTCTTCAAACAGTACGACGAACCCAAAACGGTCGAACGTGCGACCGTCGATCCCGACATGAGCTATCTGGGACCGGAGTTCGGCGGCGCGGCCCAGGACGTCGTCAGCGAACTCGAGACGCTGGCCGAACGGGACCGTTCTGCGTTCGAGGGCGAGACCGTCGAGATCGAACTCGACGGCGAGAGCCACGAGCTCCCCGTCGAGAAGACCGGGTTCTCGGTCGACGAGGAACGGATCGCCGGCGAACACGTCACCCCCCACGTCATCGAGCCCTCCTTCGGCGTCGATCGGGTCGTTTACACCGTCCTCCACCACGCCTACAGCGAGGACGAGGTCGACGGCGAGAACCGCACGTATCTCGAGCTCGAGCCCGAGGTCGCGCCCACCTTCGTCGGCGTCTTCCCCTTGCAGAGCGACGACGAGCTCGAGGCCGTCGCGAACGACGTCGTCGACGACTTGCGCGAGGCGGGACTCTCCGTAACGTACGACGACTCGGGGAACATCGGTCGGCGCTACCGCCGTCAGGACGAGGTCGGCACGCCGTTTTGCGTGACGGTAGACTACGAGACCGTCGAAGCAGCGGAGACGACCGTCACGGTTCGGGAACGGGACACGACCGACCAGAAGCGACTCGCGGTCGACGAACTCGCGGAGACGCTGGCCGCGATCCGCGCCGGCGACCTCGCCTTCGAGGAGCTGTAG
- a CDS encoding bacterio-opsin activator domain-containing protein — protein MTGTPSDDRSDDRADADRPTERTQSPPGDLARRFFDATPVGTAVIDADGDYVFANERARTVLGLTDEELADRPYDHDDWKLYYDDGTPVPVSENPVMQVFETAEPVYGFQHWLEFPDGSERWLSSNSAPILDEAGDVEFVVIAFEDVTALKRREKRLTSDHVRRLEFRADGPAVPSSLRVEGGETRIEIDSVVSLSDETAVQYMGTDDLGPGEFVTAVEEVPHYKDARLLSSIDGYNRVEAYAEPTTVASVFPSLGGRARSIVITPDEVRFRGELPGDVDPRLAAEGIREFHPDVELVSEDLVYSPHLLYDVVADALTDRQLAVLDAAYFGGYFDTPRASTGDELADRFGVTRQTFNQHLRKAQQTVFRHLFEESGAEAR, from the coding sequence GTGACTGGAACGCCGTCGGACGACCGTTCCGACGATAGAGCGGACGCCGACCGACCGACCGAACGGACGCAGTCGCCTCCGGGAGATCTCGCGCGGCGATTCTTCGACGCGACTCCGGTCGGGACCGCCGTGATCGACGCGGACGGCGATTATGTGTTCGCGAACGAGCGGGCGAGGACGGTGCTCGGGCTGACGGACGAGGAGCTCGCCGATCGACCGTACGACCACGACGACTGGAAGCTCTACTACGACGACGGAACTCCCGTTCCGGTGTCGGAGAACCCGGTGATGCAGGTCTTCGAGACCGCCGAGCCAGTGTATGGGTTCCAGCACTGGCTCGAGTTTCCTGACGGCTCCGAGCGGTGGCTCTCGAGCAACTCCGCGCCGATCCTGGACGAGGCGGGCGACGTCGAGTTCGTCGTCATCGCCTTCGAGGACGTCACCGCGCTGAAGCGCCGCGAGAAACGTCTGACCAGCGACCACGTGCGTCGCCTCGAGTTTCGCGCCGACGGGCCGGCGGTCCCGTCCTCGCTTCGCGTCGAGGGTGGGGAGACGCGCATCGAGATCGATTCGGTCGTCTCGCTGTCGGACGAGACGGCCGTCCAGTACATGGGAACGGACGACCTCGGTCCCGGCGAGTTCGTCACGGCCGTCGAAGAGGTACCTCACTACAAGGACGCGCGCCTGCTCAGCTCGATCGACGGCTACAACCGCGTCGAGGCCTACGCCGAGCCGACGACCGTCGCGTCGGTGTTTCCCTCGCTCGGGGGTCGCGCCCGCAGCATCGTCATCACGCCGGACGAGGTCAGGTTCCGGGGCGAGCTACCGGGCGACGTCGATCCCCGGCTGGCCGCCGAGGGGATCCGGGAGTTCCACCCCGACGTCGAGCTCGTCTCCGAGGACCTCGTCTACTCGCCACACCTGCTGTACGACGTCGTCGCCGACGCGCTCACGGATCGGCAGCTGGCCGTCCTCGACGCCGCGTACTTCGGCGGCTACTTCGACACGCCGCGGGCGAGCACCGGTGACGAGCTGGCCGACAGGTTCGGCGTGACTCGACAGACGTTCAACCAGCACCTCCGCAAGGCCCAGCAGACGGTCTTCCGGCACCTCTTCGAGGAATCCGGTGCGGAGGCACGCTGA
- a CDS encoding HalOD1 output domain-containing protein: protein MSDRPTSADAVPSIDADGVGYDPTTETLHARFDPEAESITVSLVEAVATAIDRDPVAMTPLFEAVDPEALSALVASTRDGPVEVSFAYEDCYVTVSTCGDVVIEPPET from the coding sequence ATGAGCGACAGGCCGACCTCCGCAGACGCCGTTCCCTCGATCGACGCCGACGGCGTTGGCTACGACCCCACCACCGAAACGCTTCACGCCCGGTTCGATCCGGAAGCGGAATCGATTACAGTGTCGCTCGTCGAAGCGGTCGCGACCGCGATCGACCGCGACCCGGTCGCAATGACGCCGCTGTTCGAGGCCGTCGATCCCGAGGCGCTCTCGGCACTTGTGGCCTCGACCCGGGACGGACCCGTCGAGGTATCGTTCGCCTACGAGGACTGTTATGTAACCGTCTCGACCTGTGGCGACGTCGTCATCGAACCGCCCGAGACCTGA
- a CDS encoding diacylglycerol/polyprenol kinase family protein has product MADELKRRLVHSSGAGLVALYLLADYFGVGLTWDRFRLLMVALSLGVIGLEFLRLQVGLDWWIYEKLTREYEQDQFAGYGYYMVSMTVAVLLFEPQIALPAMLMLAIGDPISGAVSDDTLKTVKGPTVLGTMFVVSAVLAAPFLYEAPPAVLAAALGATIADGIKVQVGDFIVDDNLTIPIYASVLAYLALEFL; this is encoded by the coding sequence ATGGCCGACGAACTGAAGCGCCGGCTGGTCCACTCGAGCGGAGCGGGGCTGGTCGCACTGTATCTCCTCGCTGACTATTTCGGGGTCGGACTCACCTGGGATCGGTTCCGGCTCCTGATGGTGGCGCTCTCGCTCGGCGTCATCGGGCTCGAGTTTCTGCGGCTGCAGGTCGGGCTCGACTGGTGGATCTACGAGAAGCTGACCCGCGAGTACGAACAGGATCAGTTCGCCGGCTACGGCTACTACATGGTCAGCATGACCGTCGCGGTCCTCCTGTTCGAACCACAGATCGCCCTCCCCGCAATGTTGATGCTCGCGATCGGCGATCCGATCAGCGGCGCTGTCTCCGACGACACGCTCAAGACCGTCAAGGGACCGACGGTGCTCGGGACGATGTTCGTTGTCAGCGCCGTCCTCGCGGCACCGTTCCTCTACGAGGCGCCGCCGGCGGTGCTCGCGGCCGCGCTCGGCGCGACGATCGCCGACGGGATCAAGGTACAGGTCGGCGACTTCATCGTCGACGACAACCTGACGATCCCCATCTACGCAAGCGTGCTGGCGTATCTCGCCCTCGAGTTCCTGTAG
- a CDS encoding helix-turn-helix domain-containing protein — translation MKSVGIELRYASEALPPIHEGICTSPDLERELILGGQAVEDVETITSFVDGDPAAYEPLLADSERVLEYEITPAEDGFFLYLRQELGPEGRSLLDALARETVVVVPPIEVRADRTMRLTLVGHPDDLGTILETVPEGVSLEVLWASDELPVSGDVVSDRQREALAVARELGYYEVPRRNGIEDVAAELGCAVSTASGLLRRGEARAVAGVLDGGP, via the coding sequence ATGAAGTCCGTCGGGATCGAACTCCGATACGCCAGCGAGGCGCTTCCCCCGATCCACGAGGGGATCTGTACGTCGCCCGACCTCGAGCGGGAGCTGATCCTCGGCGGGCAGGCCGTCGAGGACGTCGAGACGATCACGTCGTTCGTCGACGGCGACCCGGCAGCCTACGAGCCGTTGCTCGCCGACTCCGAGCGAGTTCTGGAGTACGAGATCACGCCCGCCGAGGACGGGTTCTTCCTCTACTTGCGCCAGGAACTCGGCCCGGAGGGACGCTCGCTGCTGGACGCGCTCGCGCGAGAGACCGTGGTGGTCGTCCCGCCGATCGAGGTTCGTGCCGATCGGACCATGCGCCTGACGCTCGTGGGCCACCCCGACGACCTCGGGACGATCCTCGAGACGGTGCCGGAGGGCGTCTCGCTGGAGGTGCTGTGGGCGAGCGACGAGCTTCCCGTTTCCGGGGACGTCGTTTCGGACCGCCAGCGGGAGGCTCTCGCGGTCGCCCGGGAGCTCGGCTACTACGAGGTGCCCCGACGAAACGGGATCGAGGACGTCGCCGCCGAGCTCGGCTGTGCGGTGTCGACGGCCTCCGGGCTGCTGCGCCGGGGCGAAGCGCGAGCGGTGGCGGGCGTCCTCGACGGCGGGCCGTAG
- a CDS encoding TspO/MBR family protein: METSRRTLGLPEPRSILTAVGFVVLVNAVGSAPALISSSDTAWFQALDKPWFYPPGIAFSIVWTLLFTLMGVAIWLVWRSDSDGRRLALGLFVVQMAVNVSWTPAFFSLERLLVAFGIIALLWVLVVATIAAFRRVDRRAAALLVPYLLWVSFAAVLNFEIWRLNA, encoded by the coding sequence ATGGAAACCTCGAGGCGCACCCTCGGTCTGCCGGAGCCGCGATCGATCCTCACCGCCGTCGGCTTCGTCGTCCTGGTCAACGCCGTCGGCAGCGCACCCGCGCTGATCTCGTCGTCGGATACGGCCTGGTTCCAGGCGCTCGACAAACCCTGGTTCTACCCGCCCGGGATCGCCTTCTCGATCGTCTGGACGCTACTGTTTACGCTCATGGGCGTCGCGATCTGGCTCGTCTGGCGCAGCGACAGCGACGGCCGTCGGCTCGCGCTCGGCCTGTTCGTCGTCCAGATGGCGGTCAACGTCTCCTGGACGCCCGCCTTTTTCTCGCTCGAGCGGCTGCTCGTCGCGTTCGGGATCATCGCCCTCCTCTGGGTGCTCGTCGTCGCGACCATCGCCGCCTTCCGACGGGTAGATCGCCGCGCCGCCGCGTTGCTCGTCCCCTACCTCCTCTGGGTGAGCTTCGCCGCCGTCCTCAACTTCGAGATCTGGCGACTGAACGCCTGA
- a CDS encoding PIN domain-containing protein translates to MTLYDSSVLIEYLDGNDDVVSYVESHLDERAVTPPLALFEVYQGEIFKNGPTNLDAVDGALEWVTTVETAGETARAAGELQDELRNQGQPLAARDAFIAGASIAHDELLVVADADFEVAALTNLLEVTFL, encoded by the coding sequence ATGACACTGTACGACAGCAGCGTGCTGATCGAGTACTTGGACGGCAACGATGACGTCGTCTCGTACGTCGAGAGCCACCTCGACGAGCGCGCAGTTACGCCGCCGCTCGCGTTGTTCGAGGTGTACCAGGGGGAAATATTCAAAAACGGCCCGACGAATCTGGATGCGGTCGACGGTGCGCTCGAGTGGGTAACGACCGTCGAAACTGCCGGTGAAACCGCCCGCGCTGCAGGGGAGTTGCAGGACGAACTACGCAACCAAGGACAACCCCTCGCCGCCCGCGATGCGTTCATCGCAGGGGCTTCGATAGCCCACGACGAACTCCTCGTCGTCGCAGACGCCGACTTCGAAGTCGCAGCACTCACTAACTTGCTCGAGGTCACATTTCTCTGA
- a CDS encoding DUF7557 family protein: MSKSIRVDEDTHAALAALKGEDETFDDLLSRLVSERRETVREGAGLWANTDAAEKARQARTEMKRGIGSDDG, translated from the coding sequence ATGAGCAAGAGTATCCGTGTCGACGAGGATACGCACGCAGCACTCGCAGCACTCAAGGGTGAGGACGAAACGTTCGACGACCTGCTATCGCGACTCGTCAGCGAACGGCGCGAAACGGTTCGTGAAGGGGCCGGACTCTGGGCGAATACCGACGCCGCCGAGAAAGCTCGGCAGGCTCGAACGGAGATGAAACGCGGAATCGGCTCCGACGACGGATGA